In one Nicotiana tomentosiformis chromosome 6, ASM39032v3, whole genome shotgun sequence genomic region, the following are encoded:
- the LOC138894776 gene encoding uncharacterized protein, which translates to MEQFKVNIPLIDALREMPGYAKMIKDLMSRKFDFQDLATVTLTQTCSVVVTRPIAEKLSDPGNFTIPCTIGSYAFAKALCDFGASINLMPLAIYKKFGVGRAKPTSMLLQLADRTEKRPSCILDDILVQVGKFVFLADFVILDCRVDEEIPIILGRPFLAIGRAVIDCETRELKMRLNDEEIMFNVQKSMR; encoded by the coding sequence ATGGAACAATTCAAGGTGAACATTCCACTGATTGATGCCTTGAGGGAGATGCCTGGGTATGCCAAAATGATAAAGGATTTGATGTCTCGcaagttcgactttcaagacttggccacTGTTACACTAACCCAGACCTGTAGTGTTGTTGTGAcgagacccatagctgagaagttgTCAGACCCAGGGaatttcacaatcccatgcacaataggcagctatgcttttgctaaagcattgtgtgattttggggcaagcataaacttgatgcccttggctatctacAAAAAGTTTGGCGTTGGAAGAGCAAAacccacatccatgttactacagCTAGCCGACCGGACAGAGAAGAGGCCATCATGTATCCTTGATGATATACTAGTGCAGGTTGGAAAGTTTGTGTTTCTAGCAGATTTTGTTATTCTGGACTGCCGGGTTGACGAAGAGAtccccataattttgggaagaccattcTTGGCCATTGGGAGAGCTGTAATTGATTGTGAAACTAGAGAGCTAAAAATGAGACTGAACGATGAAGAGATAATGTTCAATGTGCAGAAGTCTATGCGGTGA